One genomic segment of Nocardia spumae includes these proteins:
- the sufU gene encoding Fe-S cluster assembly sulfur transfer protein SufU, whose protein sequence is MRMEQMYQEVILDHYKHPHHRGLREPFGAEVHHVNPTCGDEVTLRVHIDDNGDVADVSYDGQGCSISQAATSILTDQVIGQPVQQALKVVDSYSEMISSRGTVEGDEDVIGDGIALAGVAKYPARVKCALLGWMAFKDAVVRITSAEETKRIMGNGSAGNGERHE, encoded by the coding sequence ATGCGTATGGAACAGATGTACCAGGAAGTGATCCTGGACCACTACAAGCATCCGCACCACCGCGGGCTGCGGGAGCCGTTCGGTGCCGAGGTGCACCACGTCAACCCGACCTGCGGCGACGAGGTGACACTGCGGGTGCACATCGACGACAACGGCGATGTCGCCGACGTGTCCTACGACGGGCAGGGCTGCTCGATCAGCCAGGCCGCCACCTCGATCCTCACCGATCAGGTCATCGGCCAGCCCGTGCAGCAGGCACTGAAGGTGGTCGACTCCTACAGCGAGATGATCTCGAGCCGCGGCACCGTCGAAGGTGACGAGGACGTGATCGGCGACGGTATCGCCCTGGCCGGTGTCGCGAAGTATCCGGCACGGGTCAAATGCGCACTGCTGGGCTGGATGGCGTTCAAGGACGCTGTGGTCCGGATAACCTCGGCGGAAGAGACCAAGCGGATCATGGGAAACGGATCCGCCGGAAATGGGGAACGTCATGAGTGA
- a CDS encoding metal-sulfur cluster assembly factor, with the protein MSETQETEQPATEVELTQEQVALLDDLEEAMRDVVDPELGINVVDLGLVYGMRLEDEVAVLDMTLTSAACPLTDVIEDQSRNALVRSGLVEDLKINWVWMPPWGPDKITDDGREQLRALGFTV; encoded by the coding sequence ATGAGTGAGACGCAGGAAACCGAACAGCCGGCCACCGAGGTCGAGCTCACCCAGGAACAGGTGGCGCTGCTCGACGATCTGGAGGAGGCGATGCGTGACGTCGTCGACCCCGAGCTCGGTATCAACGTCGTCGATCTGGGCCTGGTGTACGGAATGCGGCTGGAGGACGAGGTCGCGGTGCTCGATATGACTCTGACCTCCGCGGCCTGCCCGCTCACCGATGTGATCGAGGATCAGTCCCGCAACGCGCTGGTACGCAGCGGCTTGGTGGAGGACCTGAAGATCAACTGGGTCTGGATGCCGCCGTGGGGGCCGGACAAGATCACCGACGACGGCCGCGAACAGCTGCGCGCTCTCGGTTTCACGGTGTAG
- a CDS encoding DUF4189 domain-containing protein, with protein sequence MSLIVSRRVRSTAVAVLAGSALAVGGAAGSAQADGDLHGAIAFSDSTGVVAAAANYADAPSADTAARQHCGRGDCRVILDFSNGCGAVAQGADGRIAVGWGPTQVEAEKQARDFLGPSAPPFPDLGSASPRPATIALTSCTANAH encoded by the coding sequence ATGTCTCTTATCGTTTCGCGGCGAGTGCGGTCGACGGCTGTGGCCGTGCTCGCCGGTTCGGCGCTCGCGGTGGGCGGGGCCGCCGGTTCGGCTCAGGCCGACGGTGACCTGCACGGCGCGATCGCCTTCTCCGACAGCACCGGTGTGGTGGCCGCGGCCGCCAACTACGCCGACGCGCCCAGCGCGGACACTGCCGCGAGGCAGCATTGCGGCCGCGGTGACTGCCGGGTGATTCTCGATTTCAGCAATGGCTGCGGCGCGGTGGCCCAGGGAGCGGACGGGCGTATCGCGGTCGGCTGGGGTCCCACCCAGGTCGAGGCGGAGAAGCAGGCCCGCGATTTCCTCGGGCCCAGCGCACCGCCCTTCCCGGATCTGGGTAGCGCCAGCCCGCGCCCGGCCACCATCGCGTTGACCAGCTGCACCGCTAACGCGCACTGA
- a CDS encoding acyl-CoA dehydrogenase family protein, producing the protein MDFDIPRDLTDYLAELDAFIEREIVPLERADDNIRFFDHRREDARTDWENGGTPSADWEALLARARRVADAAGHYRYAFPPEFGGRGGSNLDMAVIREHLAHRGLGLHCDLQNEHAVVANNVGLLLMLEYGSPEQQDEWVEGLAAGTRFFAFGITESEHGSDATHMETRAVRDGDDWVITGEKTWNSGIHTADADLVFARTAGSPGDATGITAFLVPTDIRGFTVEEYLWTFNMPTDHGRVTLRDVRVGADAVFGPEGRGLAVVQHFFNENRIRQAASSLGAAQYCIDQAVAYAKQRKPFGKPLAENQAIQFPLVELHTQCEMLRTLIHKTAWTMDRYGTFAASEQVSMCNYWANRLCCEAADRAMQVYGGLGYSRHQPFEHIYRHHRRYRITEGAEEIQMRRVAGYLFGFMSARAPKGV; encoded by the coding sequence GTGGATTTCGACATACCGCGTGATCTCACCGACTACCTGGCCGAACTGGATGCCTTCATCGAACGGGAGATCGTGCCGCTCGAGCGCGCCGACGACAACATCAGATTCTTCGATCACCGCCGCGAGGACGCGCGCACCGACTGGGAGAACGGCGGAACCCCCAGCGCCGACTGGGAAGCGCTGCTGGCCCGCGCCCGCCGGGTAGCCGACGCGGCCGGGCACTATCGGTACGCCTTCCCGCCCGAATTCGGCGGCCGCGGCGGCAGCAATCTCGATATGGCAGTCATCCGTGAGCATCTCGCTCATCGCGGGCTCGGCCTGCATTGCGACCTGCAGAACGAGCATGCGGTCGTCGCCAACAATGTGGGCCTGTTGTTGATGCTGGAATACGGTTCGCCCGAGCAGCAGGACGAGTGGGTCGAGGGGCTGGCCGCCGGTACCCGGTTCTTCGCCTTCGGCATCACCGAATCCGAACACGGCTCCGATGCGACCCATATGGAGACTCGCGCGGTCCGCGACGGCGACGACTGGGTGATCACCGGCGAGAAGACCTGGAACAGCGGAATTCACACCGCCGACGCGGATCTCGTCTTCGCCCGCACGGCGGGCAGCCCCGGCGACGCGACCGGTATCACCGCATTCCTGGTGCCCACCGATATTCGCGGATTCACCGTGGAGGAATATCTGTGGACGTTCAACATGCCCACCGATCACGGGCGGGTGACCCTGCGTGATGTGCGGGTGGGCGCGGATGCGGTATTCGGCCCGGAGGGCCGCGGACTCGCGGTGGTGCAGCATTTCTTCAACGAGAACCGCATCCGGCAGGCCGCGTCGAGTCTGGGTGCGGCGCAGTACTGTATCGATCAGGCGGTGGCGTACGCCAAGCAGCGCAAGCCGTTCGGTAAACCGCTGGCCGAGAATCAGGCGATTCAGTTCCCCCTGGTGGAATTGCACACCCAGTGCGAGATGCTGCGGACCCTGATTCACAAGACCGCGTGGACGATGGACCGCTACGGCACCTTCGCCGCCTCCGAGCAGGTGTCGATGTGCAATTACTGGGCCAACCGGCTGTGCTGTGAGGCGGCCGATCGGGCCATGCAGGTCTACGGCGGACTCGGGTACTCCCGGCATCAGCCGTTCGAACACATCTATCGTCATCATCGCCGTTACCGAATTACCGAGGGCGCGGAGGAGATTCAGATGCGCCGGGTGGCGGGGTATCTGTTCGGATTCATGTCCGCACGCGCTCCCAAAGGCGTGTGA
- a CDS encoding RDD family protein: MTNPSDPYGQQPGQPGYGHPPPGPQPGYGAPQPGYAAPPPGYGAQPQPGYGTPPPGYGAPTPGYGAPQPNYGTPQPGPGYPPPGPGYGYPQPGYGPPAPYAHWFARVGGYLIDALIIGVPFGILYGLAFGLGTKDVSCSFDDDPYSSSYSYSSSCTGGGLTAIGIILLLLAIAVGIGLGLWILYQEGTTGQTPGKKVVGIRVIKEADGQVLGFGMAIVRKLCHILDNALCGLGYLWPLWDEKNQTFADKIIGTIVVQAPR; the protein is encoded by the coding sequence ATGACCAACCCGTCGGACCCGTACGGCCAGCAGCCGGGGCAGCCGGGCTACGGGCATCCGCCGCCGGGCCCGCAACCGGGATACGGCGCACCGCAACCAGGATACGCCGCCCCGCCTCCCGGATATGGCGCGCAGCCCCAGCCCGGATACGGCACCCCACCACCGGGGTACGGCGCGCCCACCCCGGGATACGGTGCGCCGCAACCGAACTACGGCACCCCCCAGCCGGGTCCCGGCTACCCGCCGCCCGGCCCGGGATACGGCTATCCGCAGCCCGGGTACGGCCCGCCCGCGCCGTATGCGCACTGGTTCGCCCGGGTCGGGGGGTACCTGATCGACGCGCTGATCATCGGCGTGCCGTTCGGCATCCTGTACGGACTCGCGTTCGGTCTCGGCACCAAGGATGTGAGCTGCTCGTTCGACGACGACCCCTACAGTTCCTCGTACTCGTACTCCAGCTCGTGCACCGGCGGCGGCCTGACGGCCATCGGCATCATCCTGCTGCTGCTGGCCATCGCCGTCGGCATCGGTCTCGGGCTCTGGATCCTGTACCAGGAAGGCACCACCGGTCAGACGCCCGGTAAGAAGGTCGTCGGTATCCGCGTCATCAAGGAAGCCGACGGTCAGGTGCTGGGCTTCGGCATGGCGATCGTGCGCAAGCTGTGCCACATCCTCGACAACGCACTGTGCGGCCTCGGCTACCTGTGGCCGCTGTGGGACGAGAAGAACCAGACCTTCGCCGACAAGATCATCGGCACTATCGTCGTCCAGGCGCCGAGGTAA
- the ku gene encoding non-homologous end joining protein Ku: protein MRSIWKGSIAFGLVNVPVKVYTATEDHDIRFHQVHAKDGGRIKYDRVCTVCGESVAFADIDKAYESPEGDKVILTDEDFAKLPVAEKHEIPVLQFVPSEQIDPILFDRSYYLEPDSTTPKAYVLLAKTLDQVDRVALVHFTLRQKTRLAALRVRDGVLVLQTLLWPDEVRAAEFSSLDDAAAPRSQEVAMAQTLVDSMSEDFDPGQFTDDYQIELKKMLDEAIESGSDRVTRHEEPEPAQQDAEVVDLVAALQRSLEATGRGGKSDASSEGRGTKKAASKATKSTGRATKSASSSKSGASKSTAKKSAPKAAKQTRKGA, encoded by the coding sequence ATGCGATCGATCTGGAAGGGTTCCATCGCGTTCGGGCTGGTGAACGTCCCGGTGAAGGTCTATACCGCCACCGAGGACCATGACATCAGGTTTCATCAGGTCCACGCCAAGGACGGCGGCCGGATCAAGTACGACCGTGTCTGCACTGTGTGCGGGGAATCCGTGGCCTTTGCCGATATCGATAAGGCCTACGAATCGCCCGAGGGTGACAAGGTGATTCTCACCGACGAGGACTTCGCGAAGCTCCCGGTCGCCGAGAAGCACGAAATCCCGGTCCTGCAATTCGTGCCGTCCGAGCAGATCGATCCCATTCTGTTCGATCGCAGTTATTATCTGGAGCCCGATTCGACGACGCCGAAAGCGTACGTGTTGCTGGCGAAAACCTTGGATCAGGTCGATCGGGTGGCCCTCGTGCATTTCACGCTGCGGCAGAAGACGCGACTGGCCGCGCTGCGCGTGCGCGACGGTGTGCTCGTCCTGCAGACCCTGTTGTGGCCGGACGAGGTCCGTGCCGCGGAATTCTCCTCGCTCGACGATGCCGCCGCACCCCGGTCCCAGGAGGTGGCGATGGCGCAGACGCTGGTCGACAGCATGTCCGAGGATTTCGATCCGGGCCAGTTCACCGACGACTATCAGATCGAGCTGAAGAAGATGCTCGACGAGGCCATCGAATCCGGGTCCGATCGAGTCACCCGGCACGAGGAACCCGAACCGGCACAACAGGATGCCGAGGTCGTCGATCTGGTGGCGGCACTGCAGCGCAGCCTCGAAGCCACCGGCCGCGGCGGGAAATCCGACGCCTCCTCCGAGGGGCGCGGCACGAAGAAGGCGGCGAGCAAGGCCACGAAATCGACCGGCCGGGCGACGAAGTCGGCGTCGAGTTCGAAATCCGGTGCGTCGAAATCCACGGCGAAGAAGTCGGCGCCCAAGGCGGCCAAACAGACTCGCAAGGGCGCGTAG